The Fulvia fulva chromosome 13, complete sequence genome window below encodes:
- a CDS encoding Efflux pump vrtL: MSQTPRSTVGTAKSWNSRYTGYTGDSYDLQQPPPLEEVEQARLRPVTNDEFPWLSGEFEPIKTQNTRTRSPPQWYREGQAANQRGLSQRSQRSIPRESIVDLHLIVSDLDYYAGAVHDYQVAEEEAFEEEEDWDDEQHVGEGCKPEQQGGRPSLTRGTSNNMGRNGTLKRGPSTKSTKEKDLNLVTWDGPDDPANPKNWANRRRWLATITVSLFTFIAPVSSSMIAPGLRNVQADLHIQSDLEVEMGMSIFILGFAIGPLFLGPLSELFGRSVVLQLSNLFYMIFNLAGGFSRNSGELIAFRFLSGLGGSAPLGVGGGVLADLWLPTERGRAMALYSLMPLLGPAIGPIAGGFIAEYSTWRWVFWSTSIAAAFIQVLGMFFLQETYAAAILAKKKKLLIKITGNKDLHTEFDNPSRTFLNHCSVAFKRPFILLFTQPIVQVLSLYIFYVYGVLYLVLASFPRVWAQVYGQTNKGIAGLNYISLGLGFFIGTQIAAKFADKIYKSLMAKNNDTGRSEFRVPLMFPGAVMVPVGLFIYGWTAQYHTHWIGPNIGTAIFAAGNQLVFQNCQTYLVDSYTRYAASAIAATAVFRSLGGFAFPLFAPYMYNALGYGWGNTTLGFVGVAVGFPSPLILWWYGERLRKKSTFAAG, encoded by the coding sequence ATGTCGCAGACGCCGCGAAGTACTGTTGGGACGGCCAAGTCCTGGAACAGTCGTTATACTGGCTATACAGGAGACTCTTATGACCTACAACAACCACCACCATTAGAAGAAGTTGAACAGGCTCGACTTCGACCGGTCACGAATGATGAATTTCCCTGGCTCTCGGGAGAGTTTGAACCTATCAAGACCCAGAATACAAGAACCAGAAGCCCTCCACAATGGTATCGAGAAGGACAAGCTGCCAACCAGCGTGGCCTCTCTCAACGCTCTCAACGGAGCATCCCTAGAGAAAGCATCGTCGACCTCCACCTAATCGTCTCAGACCTCGACTACTACGCCGGTGCCGTCCACGATTACCAAGTCGCCGAAGAGGAAGCATTCGAAGAGGAAGAGGACTGGGACGACGAACAACATGTCGGCGAAGGTTGCAAGCCTGAGCAACAAGGTGGGCGTCCATCACTCACCCGCGGTACCTCGAACAACATGGGCAGAAACGGTACTCTCAAGCGTGGTCCATCGACGAAATCAACGAAAGAGAAAGATCTCAACCTCGTCACCTGGGATGGTCCTGACGATCCAGCCAATCCCAAGAACTGGGCGAATCGGAGAAGATGGCTCGCAACCATTACAGTCTCCCTCTTCACCTTCATCGCCCCCGTCTCCAGCTCCATGATCGCCCCAGGCCTACGAAACGTCCAAGCCGATCTCCACATTCAATCCGACCTGGAAGTCGAAATGGGCATGTCAATCTTCATCCTTGGTTTCGCAATCGGTCCTCTCTTCCTCGGTCCCCTCTCAGAGCTCTTCGGCCGCAGCGTCGTCCTCCAGCTCAGCAACCTCTTCTACATGATCTTCAACCTCGCCGGCGGCTTCTCCCGTAACTCCGGCGAACTTATCGCCTTCCGCTTCCTCTCCGGTCTAGGCGGAAGCGCTCCCTTGGGTGTCGGCGGAGGAGTCCTAGCAGACCTCTGGCTTCCGACTGAAAGAGGTCGCGCCATGGCCCTCTACTCCCTCATGCCCCTCCTCGGTCCCGCGATAGGTCCCATCGCAGGAGGCTTCATCGCTGAGTACTCCACCTGGCGCTGGGTCTTCTGGTCCACGTCCATCGCCGCGGCATTCATCCAAGTCCTGGGGATGTTCTTCCTACAGGAAACTTACGCAGCCGCCATCCTAGCGAAGAAAAAGAAACTCCTCATCAAAATCACCGGGAACAAAGACCTCCACACGGAATTCGATAACCCATCCCGAACGTTCCTGAACCACTGCAGCGTGGCCTTTAAACGGCCCTTCATTCTCCTCTTCACCCAACCCATCGTCCAAGTCCTCAGCCTCTACATCTTCTACGTCTACGGCGTCCTCTACCTCGTCCTCGCCTCATTCCCACGAGTCTGGGCACAGGTCTACGGCCAAACGAATAAAGGCATCGCCGGGTTGAACTACATCTCTCTAGGTCTAGGCTTCTTCATCGGAACCCAAATCGCCGCCAAGTTCGCGGATAAAATCTACAAAAGCCTCATGGCCAAGAACAACGATACTGGAAGGTCGGAGTTCCGGGTACCGCTAATGTTTCCCGGGGCGGTGATGGTCCCGGTCGGCTTGTTCATCTACGGATGGACTGCACAGTACCATACCCACTGGATTGGACCGAACATTGGGACGGCGATTTTCGCGGCGGGGAATCAACTTGTGTTTCAGAATTGTCAGACGTACCTCGTGGACAGTTATACTCGCTACGCTGCATCTGCTATCGCGGCGACGGCGGTCTTCAGGTCCTTGGGTGGATTTGCGTTCCCGCTGTTCGCGCCGTACATGTACAATGCATTAGGCTATGGATGGGGAAATACAACACTGGGATTCGTCGGTGTGGCAGTAGGATTCCCGAGTCCGTTGATTCTGTGGTGGTACGGGGAGAGGTTGAGGAAGAAGTCGACTTTTGCTGCTGGCTGA